The Arachis ipaensis cultivar K30076 chromosome B07, Araip1.1, whole genome shotgun sequence genome includes a window with the following:
- the LOC110264967 gene encoding uncharacterized protein LOC110264967, with translation MADKENPQLSQDDLLAQIAELQAEVRRIAELSTQNNGENSKGSAQSAADPLNIVPPKEKLTLDNPFSEEITNYQMPKNFTLPTALEPYKGFGDPRAHVKKFQSMMFFNGPNNEPVLCRAFPTYLDGAALLWFSKLSAGSISSFEDLARSFIDYFAASRIYVHGSDFLGTIKQGQHESLKDYMTRFADATMEIQDLDPAVHLHALKAGLRPGKFRETIAITKPKTLEEFRERAAGQMEIEELREAQKSDKQPHRRDEERTFRSPGNRDTKKPPKPASKYNTYTRFNTKRENIIREILNARIIKPPARARNYQDQRFVDKTKHCAFHRKFGHTTDDCIVAKDLLERLARQGLLDKYIETRKGRGGNSDRAEHKQATADDKKREDDS, from the coding sequence ATGGCTGACAAGGAAAATCCACAACTCTCACAGGACGACCTCCTGGCTCAAATCGCTGAGCTTCAGGCGGAGGTACGGAGGATAGCCGAGCTCTCAACACAAAACAATGGAGAGAACTCCAAAGGCTCGGCTCAAAGTGCGGCGGACCCTTTAAACATCGTCCCGCCAAAGGAAAAGCTCACCCTCGACAACCCCTTCTCCGAGGAGATCACGAATTACCAGATGCCAAAAAACTTTACGCTGCCCACCGCGCTGGAGCCGTACAAGGGGTTCGGCGACCCCCGAGCCCATGTGAAGAAGTTCCAATCGATGATGTTCTTCAACGGCCCGAACAATGAGCCCGTCCTCTGTCGAGCATTTCCCACTTACCTAGATGGTGCAGCGTTACTCTGGTTTTCTAAACTTTCTGCAGGTTCGATCTCCTCCTTTGAAGACCTCGCCAGATCATTTATTGATTACTTCGCTGCATCAAGAATATATGTACATGGCTCGGACTTTCTCGGCACCATCAAACAAGGTCAGCACGAGAGTCTGAAAGACTACATGACCAGATTCGCTGACGCCACTATGGAGATCCAAGACTTGGACCCGGCCGTTCACCTGCACGCTCTCAAGGCCGGCCTCAGACCTGGCAAATTTCGGGAGACCATTGCCATAACAAAACCAAAGACGCTAGAGGAATTCCGAGAAAGGGCGGCTGGGCAAATGGAGATCGAAGAACTCCGAGAAGCCCAGAAATCAGACAAACAGCCACATCGAAGAGATGAGGAAAGGACTTTCAGATCGCCAGGCAACAGGGACACAAAGAAACCTCCTAAGCCCGCGTCAAAGTACAACACATACACCAGATTTAACACCAAAAGAGAGAACATCATCAGAGAGATCCTCAACGCCAGAATCATAAAACCACCAGCCCGAGCAAGGAACTACCAGGATCAACGATTTGTGGACAAGACAAAACATTGTGCCTTCCACCGAAAGTTCGGTCATACCACAGATGACTGCATCGTTGCGAAGGACCTCCTGGAAAGACTAGCACGCCAAGGTCTCCTGGATAAATACATTGAGACCCGGAAGGGCAGAGGAGGAAACTCGGACAGGGCAGAGCATAAACAAGCAACGGCTGACGACAAAAAAAGAGAGGACGACTCCTGA
- the LOC107609126 gene encoding 1-aminocyclopropane-1-carboxylate oxidase gives MEDFPVINFEKLNGEERKATMEKIKDACENWGFFELVNHGIPHDMMDTVERLTKEHYRKCMEQRFKEVVSSKGLEAVQSEVKDMDWETTFHLKHLPQSNIFDIPDLSDEYRKVMKEFALKLEKLAEELLDLLCENLGLEKGYLKKTFYGSSGLPTFGTKVANYPPCPKPDLVKGLRAHTDAGGIILLFQDDKVSGLQLLKDGNWIDVPPMRHSIVVNLGDQLEVITNGKYKSVEHRVIAQTDGTRMSIASFYNPGSDAVIYPAPELLEREEEDKKHMYPKFVFEDYMKLYARLKFHAKEPRFEAFKASNNVNLGPIATA, from the exons ATGGAAGACTTCCCAGTGATCAATTTTGAGAAGCTCAATGGTGAGGAGAGAAAAGCCACCATGGAGAAAATCAAGGATGCTTGTGAGAATTGGGGATTCTTTGAG TTGGTGAATCATGGAATACCCCATGATATGATGGACACTGTGGAGAGGTTGACCAAAGAACACTACAGAAAATGTATGGAACAGAGGTTTAAGGAAGTTGTTTCAAGCAAAGGCCTTGAAGCTGTTCAATCTGAGGTCAAAGACATGGATTGGGAGACCACTTTTCACTTGAAACACCTCCCTCAATCAAACATTTTTGATATTCCTGATCTCTCTGATGAATACAG GAAGGTGATGAAGGAATTTGCTTTGAAGTTGGAGAAACTAGCAGAGGAATTGTTGGACTTGTTGTGTGAGAATCTTGGACTAGAGAAAGGGTACCTCAAGAAGACCTTCTATGGATCAAGTGGACTACCCACTTTTGGGACCAAGGTTGCTAACTACCCTCCATGTCCTAAACCTGACCTTGTTAAGGGTCTTAGGGCCCACACCGACGCTGGCGGCATCATCCTCCTCTTCCAAGATGACAAGGTCAGCGGCCTCCAGCTTCTCAAGGACGGAAACTGGATTGATGTGCCGCCGATGCGCCATTCCATTGTCGTCAATCTTGGTGACCAACTCGAG GTCATCACAAATGGAAAGTACAAGAGTGTGGAGCACCGTGTGATTGCACAAACAGATGGGACCAGAATGTCTATAGCCTCATTCTACAACCCTGGCAGTGATGCTGTCATCTACCCTGCCCCAGAATTGttggagagagaggaagaggacaAGAAACACATGTACCCTAAGTTTGTGTTTGAAGACTACATGAAACTCTATGCTAGACTCAAGTTCCATGCTAAGGAGCCAAGATTTGAAGCTTTCAAAGCATCTAATAATGTCAATCTGGGTCCAATTGCCACtgcttaa